The Fructilactobacillus ixorae genome has a window encoding:
- a CDS encoding MetQ/NlpA family ABC transporter substrate-binding protein gives MKKTWKWIIGIAVVLGIVGLGWNQFGGQAGRSSVKTVTLGSYGPDTQVWEYIAKLPETKKAGINLQVRDFSDGVSLNKATIQGQVDVNAFQMASYLQYFNEHSSKGQLAILGTTYLEPMGIYSRQYKTVKDIPNGATVAISNNPANTSRSLKLLQSAGLINLKGQPKAGLYSLQNVGENRKDLKFQAVDDHTGPRLLQDKNVAAVLIGNTMALQSHLNVKRDAIYHEHLSQATKGNINVIASNATKKNDPAYKKLVKLYHSKAAQEYIQKKFAGTKIDVDKPASYFKN, from the coding sequence ATGAAAAAAACGTGGAAATGGATCATCGGGATCGCCGTTGTCCTAGGAATTGTTGGATTAGGTTGGAATCAGTTTGGCGGGCAAGCTGGCCGGTCATCAGTCAAAACGGTTACCTTAGGGTCATACGGACCTGATACGCAAGTATGGGAGTACATTGCCAAACTACCAGAAACAAAAAAAGCCGGGATTAACCTACAAGTGCGTGATTTTTCGGATGGGGTTAGCCTGAATAAGGCCACCATTCAGGGGCAAGTGGATGTTAATGCCTTCCAGATGGCAAGTTATCTGCAGTACTTTAACGAACACAGTAGCAAGGGACAACTGGCAATTTTAGGAACGACCTACTTAGAGCCAATGGGGATTTACTCACGTCAGTACAAAACGGTGAAGGATATCCCGAACGGAGCAACCGTTGCCATTTCTAACAATCCGGCAAACACGTCCAGAAGCCTCAAGTTACTGCAGAGTGCGGGCTTAATTAACCTGAAGGGGCAGCCGAAAGCGGGCCTATACAGTTTGCAAAATGTGGGTGAGAACCGTAAGGATTTGAAATTTCAAGCAGTTGACGATCACACTGGTCCGCGGTTATTGCAGGATAAGAACGTGGCAGCGGTACTAATTGGAAATACTATGGCTTTGCAAAGTCATTTGAACGTGAAACGCGACGCAATTTATCACGAACACCTCAGTCAAGCTACCAAGGGCAACATTAACGTGATTGCAAGTAACGCCACCAAGAAAAATGATCCGGCGTACAAAAAGTTAGTCAAGTTGTACCACAGTAAGGCGGCCCAGGAATACATTCAAAAGAAATTTGCGGGCACGAAGATCGATGTCGATAAACCAGCTAGCTACTTTAAGAATTAG
- a CDS encoding gamma-glutamyl-gamma-aminobutyrate hydrolase family protein, translating to MKIGIAANVNRLATENFNLDYANYTARVFIDVLQKHGVVPIMIPMTQPEMIPEYGALIDGLIIPGGQDVHPKLFAETSTQAETAHYLPHDYFEMSLVQEMMKHEKPILGICRGLQVINVTLGGSLHQDLATDFPDSPLEHVAYAQPQAEIHAIDVEPTSVVAQAMGAHPQVNSIHHQAVKRVATPLHVTARAHDDGVVEAVENADASIVGVQWHPELMWEIDQRDEQLFLDFFARVQARATN from the coding sequence GTGAAAATTGGAATCGCTGCCAACGTGAATCGGTTAGCTACCGAAAACTTTAATTTGGATTATGCTAACTACACCGCCCGGGTTTTTATTGATGTTTTGCAAAAGCACGGCGTCGTACCCATCATGATTCCCATGACGCAGCCAGAAATGATTCCCGAGTATGGAGCTTTAATTGATGGGTTAATCATTCCTGGGGGACAAGATGTGCATCCCAAGCTCTTTGCCGAAACGTCAACGCAAGCAGAAACAGCCCACTACCTTCCTCACGATTACTTTGAAATGAGCTTAGTTCAGGAAATGATGAAGCACGAAAAGCCGATTTTGGGCATTTGTCGGGGGCTGCAGGTCATTAACGTAACCCTCGGGGGCAGTCTCCATCAAGATCTGGCGACTGACTTTCCGGATTCGCCACTGGAACACGTTGCGTATGCACAACCACAAGCAGAAATTCATGCCATTGATGTCGAACCGACCAGCGTGGTGGCCCAGGCAATGGGCGCCCATCCACAGGTTAATTCCATTCACCATCAGGCGGTGAAACGGGTGGCGACGCCACTACACGTGACGGCGCGCGCACACGATGACGGAGTGGTAGAAGCAGTTGAAAATGCTGATGCTTCGATCGTTGGGGTGCAGTGGCATCCGGAATTAATGTGGGAAATTGATCAGCGGGATGAACAATTATTTTTAGATTTTTTTGCCCGGGTCCAGGCCCGAGCCACTAACTAA
- a CDS encoding DUF2252 domain-containing protein, translating into MSNKKLVPYEFNQTDISTQTNTELIAEGQRLGLDKNYADIADYKPHKRDVKKIMNVRNSLLYKKLLKVKRKRMSGSDFAFFRGTVDIMNYDLDRYPNSGIKTLIGGDAHLGNFGYYGSSEGQLLFDMNDFDESHVAFWEYDVKRLLVSALLVAKQQGFDIANDVNPFLHKVMQTYLRTLVHLKNLPAMERFITPNTLRNISSTFDAIHDDRDQFDQSFAKIVSKTVEKAVQSNSDYAVQKYTEIQDGKRRFIENAPVTKHVGDKTYQRLTKGYYEYRHHARSDVHQFLSQFHIVDLVRHSVGVGSVGTLCYLMLLENGSGDYLVLQIKQALPIYQNSEIYINKRHSAGEEIVNCQRILQSSSDRFLGYFDTKKYSFYVRQFKDMKGSVKLNKLDWAAYCDYVSVCMSLLARAHSQSSTYPMIIGYLQSQTWMDRAFVDYANHYLKQVELDYHTFTKGEKHGN; encoded by the coding sequence ATGAGTAACAAAAAGTTAGTCCCTTATGAATTTAATCAAACTGATATCAGCACCCAAACCAACACCGAATTAATCGCAGAAGGACAGCGGTTAGGGTTAGATAAAAACTATGCTGACATTGCCGATTACAAACCCCACAAGCGGGACGTGAAAAAAATTATGAACGTCCGGAATTCCTTGCTGTATAAGAAATTACTGAAGGTCAAACGAAAACGAATGTCTGGTTCAGACTTTGCCTTTTTCCGGGGCACGGTTGATATCATGAATTATGATTTAGATCGCTATCCCAACAGTGGAATCAAAACGTTAATTGGTGGGGATGCGCACCTGGGTAACTTTGGTTACTACGGTTCTTCAGAAGGCCAGTTACTCTTTGACATGAATGATTTTGACGAATCACACGTTGCCTTTTGGGAATACGATGTAAAGCGTCTGTTAGTTAGTGCCTTGTTGGTTGCTAAACAACAAGGGTTTGACATTGCAAACGATGTGAATCCTTTCTTACATAAGGTCATGCAAACGTACTTACGGACGTTAGTGCACCTAAAAAACTTACCGGCTATGGAACGGTTTATTACGCCGAACACGTTACGCAACATCTCGTCGACCTTTGATGCGATCCATGACGACCGGGATCAATTTGATCAGTCATTTGCTAAAATTGTTAGTAAAACGGTGGAAAAGGCGGTCCAAAGCAATTCCGATTATGCCGTTCAAAAGTACACGGAGATCCAGGACGGCAAACGGCGGTTTATTGAAAATGCCCCCGTTACTAAACACGTTGGAGATAAGACTTATCAGCGTTTGACCAAGGGATATTATGAATACCGGCACCACGCTCGTAGTGATGTCCACCAATTTTTGTCGCAATTTCACATTGTTGATTTGGTGCGTCATAGTGTGGGAGTCGGTAGTGTTGGAACCTTGTGTTACCTGATGTTATTGGAAAACGGAAGTGGCGATTACCTGGTCTTACAAATTAAGCAGGCCCTTCCGATTTATCAAAATTCAGAAATTTACATTAACAAACGTCATTCAGCCGGAGAAGAAATCGTGAACTGTCAGCGGATCTTACAAAGTTCTTCGGATCGATTCTTAGGTTATTTCGATACGAAGAAGTACAGCTTTTACGTACGGCAGTTTAAGGATATGAAGGGCTCTGTGAAGCTTAATAAATTAGATTGGGCGGCTTATTGTGACTACGTCTCGGTTTGCATGAGTTTGTTAGCGCGGGCCCACAGTCAGTCCTCAACGTACCCAATGATCATTGGGTACTTACAGAGTCAAACCTGGATGGACCGGGCCTTTGTAGACTACGCCAACCACTACCTGAAACAAGTTGAATTAGACTACCACACTTTCACTAAGGGAGAGAAACATGGCAACTGA